The Denticeps clupeoides chromosome 4, fDenClu1.1, whole genome shotgun sequence genome segment atgtgttctgttttattctctcAACAGAGGTTCAAATCTGTTGAACCCGCTCCTCCATGCGGACAAAATATTTCACTCTGTGTCCACCCATATAATTCATTCGACCTTACAAGTAAAGTTGTGTCAGAGTTTAAGACCACACTTGAGAATTATTGCCTCCTGTATTTCGGCAAGCTTTCTAACGCAGGTAATTATGGAACTTTTTTATTCCTGTTATTATAAGGGTGAGAACCACTTGGGTGTCATTGAGATATGCTCAGTTCATTCTACTGGCAAAACGGAAATGAAAAaattctatctatctatctatctatctatctatctatctatctatctatctatctatctatctatctatctatctatctatctatctatctatctatactatttgtatgtgtggacaggtgtctattatacagataaccagttcaaacaggAGCCCTTAATACAGACAACAAGGGagggatagaagagcttcttaatgAAGTAGTAACAGGTCCCTGAGGGACAGAATTCCTGTTTGTTTGcaggtgctaaatacttattttctgcaccatatacaaataaatgatttaaagatcaTACAATGCGATTTCCTGGATTTtgttacattctgtctctcacacttgaattgtacctatgatgaaaattacagacctctctctgTAATTGGGACAACTTGCATGATTGGTGGTTGCCAAATActatgtgtttaaataaaaaaaatgaaataaacacagaacGTTAGATCAAAATATGGTCCTATGGTTCTTACCCTTAGATACTGACATTTAGTATGTTGCTAATATACACAAATTTGTGGTCTGGACAGTGGAAACTGTGAGCCTTGTGTCGTTTGCACCTCCTTGTACAAGAGAAGCATTCATACAATGTGagtgtttgctttttttattatttgctttcATTTGTGTTCCTCTCACAACCCCTAATACACACGTGCCAATTTCCCATAGGCGCCATAAACCTGACGCTGGACGAGAACACGCTGCACGACCACCTGGGCTTGTCTGAGGAAGGCCGCAAGGTCAGGTTTCTGTCTGACAGCGAGTCCTACCCCTACCACTCAGACCGCTTCGAGCGCAGAACACAGGTCCTTTGCAAAGATGCTCTGCACGAGGCTCCCTGTTACTGGGAGGTGGGGTATGGGGGCGGGTCCTGGGTGAGCATTGCAGTGAGCTACAAAGGGATTTacaggaaaggaaagaaaagccCTCTGTTTGGGAGAAGTGCTGATTCGTGGGCGTTGCGTTGTAACAAATACGGAAACGCCCAGTTCTGGCAAAATAACGAGGAAATGAATGTGCTGCTTCCTCACGTTGGGAAGCGAATCGGTGTGTACCTGGATCAAAGAGCGGGAATCCTGGCATTCTACAACAACTTTCTTGACTCCATGGACCTCATTGTTAAAATTGAAACCACATTCAAAGAGCCTCTGTATGCAGGCTTTGGCTTTGGTGGAAAAGGCTCTCACTTGGAGTTGTacaatttttgaaaaaaatgcatgaagacCCTTCTAGCACAAACAagatttacatttcattaagtTGGACAATATAAATAATCACTGCTTTGGTTTTAGTACTTAAATCTAAATCAGGGTGGCACACGAGTCATATTAGCACAGATGCATTTCATCTTAGCTGAATGTCTTCCAAAGACCAGCAGCCTGAGGCCGCGCCTCTGTGGTGAAATATTCTTAATGTGATGCTTGTGGTGCATGACCATGCATCGATGCATAAatggaatttattttttgtacgTCTAGAAAACCCTTTAGTTTTCCTTTCAGAAATGCTAGATGGTTCTATTTGACACTAAAGCTAGTTAAGATACATGTTAAAAAGTGCTCCTGTTATATTCTGAGTTTATGAGGGTTGCAGTTACCAGGTTACACCGCGCGGTGGCGACAACGTATCGTGATTTAGCTTGAGGGTTAATATTGATTTAACTGCTTTTGGTCAAAATGGTCAAAGGGCCTCTGTTAAGCCTTCTGCATACACTCATCTATAGTACATATAttcatttgtgtaaatgtgtcctctatcaGAACCTGTGAATAAATACTTAAActtaaaaaagtgaattttgtacaaaacaaaatagtgaagctgttttttttcttccctctttCGTGAGTCTTCATTTCCTCTAATGCTTCGTGTCCTACCCTGTTTTCAGCATGCACCCCACTGCGGTCTCTTCTTCATTCAAAGTACTATTCGTACACACATGATCATTATAAAAGTAGCTgtgtaaaacacagacacagtttcTTCAGTGTGAAGCCACtaggccacgccccccccccccacccccccacattaaaacacacacagtgaagctATGAGCACATGAGGAGACCCTGGGGGTCGTAACAGAGGACAACTCCGAAgccagctgcacacacacacacacaacacaacacacacacacacacacacacacacttggtgtCAGCCTGGGGGCGTGTGGGGCGCAGCCCAcgcaacagcacagcacagtttAGAATAAACAGCAAAAACAGACCCCCAGCCTGATGTTGAAATGGGACAAAAAGGAGGATCCAGGGGAGATGTCCAACAAAGGAAGCTCTCCTCCCAGCGCTGAGTGAATTTGAAGCTGTAATCTGATCTAAAATCGTCCATTTGTAACTTCACAGTGGAGCCTGATGTCGGCTGCAGCCTGAGAAGATTCCACGCAACGAAACGCCTTTACGCGCCTGTATGCGTGTTTAATTCATGACTGTTGTGATTGACAGGGTGCCTCGTTCTGTAACGTTGCGAAAAGGTCAGCCGCGCAACCTAAAGCGAACTCTCACGACGCCCGCGCAGCGACGTCCCGCCCGCCTCCACGACGTGCGTGAGGCTGCTGCGAGATCGTGTCCCCGGGAAGGACGCAGGGACGCGCACCATGGCTGCTCAGGAGTCCGGATTTTTCACCGTCAGCCGGGAGGTGACAGGTAAGAGGAGCCCGCGGTCCGGATCAGATGCGCGCCGCCGCGGACGAGATTATAACGGGACGGCGGAGAATTACTGAATATCGCGTCGCATTCCGGTAATAAaagcaacaaacaaacaaacaaactgggATGATCGGTCGTCCCGGCGGGTTTAGCGCTACAGGCGAACATATAAAAAAGtcctatcacacacacacacacacacacacacacacacacacacatacgatATTTTGATGTGTGTTATGACCGAGTCGcgtttggttgtgtgtatgtgtcacacgttgtgtttgtttgggtgtGATGGTTCGGGTTCGACTGAGACACACTTTCCCTCAGGGGCAAGGAACAGCACACTCAATACAcatgatgacacacacacacacacacacacacccacacccacacacacacttctatctatctatctatctatctatctatctatctatctatctatctatctatctatctatctatctatctatctatctatctatcagagtgtggtagtagcttagtggataacacactcgcctatgaaccagaagacccaggttcaaacccatcttactaccattgtgtccctgagcaagacacttaaccctgagtgtctccagggggggactgtccctgtaactactgatttcaagtcgctctggataaggccgtctgataaatgctatcaATGTAAatactatctatctatctatctatctatctatctatctatctatctatctatctatctatctatctatctatctatctatctatctatctatctatctatctatctaatgaCAGCATATGTTTAGTTTAGGCCCGTCTGTCGTGTTTGTTTGTCGTGGAACGCTCGGGATTTGAAGTGATGGGATTTTGCGCAGATTAAACTTGATTACAGCTGCATTAAATCTCGGTTTGTCTCCCACTTATCCTTCTCACCCTTCGTTTTCTGCCCCTCCCCCCGCCCCGGCTGCGGGTGATCAGGCGACGTGGGGCCGCGAGGTCCTGGCTGTGGGAACGTGATTGGACGTGACAGGGGAGGGTTAAGGATACGAGGCGGGGGAGTCGAGTAAAGTCGTGGATGGAGCTTGTCACGCGGGTTCAGTCTCAGGCTGGCGCGCGGATTCGATTTCAAATCTTACATAAAGTTCTGTGTTACTCAGA includes the following:
- the LOC114787706 gene encoding E3 ubiquitin-protein ligase TRIM16 codes for the protein MEITAEGSPDPVEAAQVALVCDVCTGKKRRADQSCMECVASFCETHLELHNVLHTGKRHRLVQANTKLEMCLEHEKFLEVYCRTDKMCICYLCITDEHRGHDVVSIESEVKALQSNVVEMQASCQKRSQEREEDIQKLKQAVESLGNSAQAAIDTNRSIFSNLIKVIAEKGSEVENLIRCQETALVSYAESLQRKLEVEVNGLRSRELDLEALACTEDHMSYLERFKSVEPAPPCGQNISLCVHPYNSFDLTSKVVSEFKTTLENYCLLYFGKLSNAVETVSLVSFAPPCTREAFIQCAINLTLDENTLHDHLGLSEEGRKVRFLSDSESYPYHSDRFERRTQVLCKDALHEAPCYWEVGYGGGSWVSIAVSYKGIYRKGKKSPLFGRSADSWALRCNKYGNAQFWQNNEEMNVLLPHVGKRIGVYLDQRAGILAFYNNFLDSMDLIVKIETTFKEPLYAGFGFGGKGSHLELYNF